The Engraulis encrasicolus isolate BLACKSEA-1 chromosome 22, IST_EnEncr_1.0, whole genome shotgun sequence genome includes a region encoding these proteins:
- the pde6a gene encoding rod cGMP-specific 3',5'-cyclic phosphodiesterase subunit alpha encodes MGAVDKDVAEKFLDSNPAFAKQYYDTKFRPQLISDLLGGKVSVHVDRAKFHALNSLEESEIVFDLIRDIQEDIQMEKATFNVMRHMSFMIRADRMSLFMYRQRNGVAELATRLFNVHKDATLEECLVPPDSEIVYPLDIGIIGHVALTKKMVNVKDVSQDEHFSDFVDTLQNYQTKNILATPIMNGKDMVAVIMAVNKLDGPHFTTEDEEAFNKYLNFANLVVRVYHLSYLHNCETRRGQVLLWSASKVFEEMTDVERQFHKALYTVREFLNCDRYSVGLLDMTKTKEFYDQWPVLMGEVPPYDGPKTPDGREINFYKVIDYILHGKEDIKVIRSPPADHWALVSGLPGYVAETGLICNIMDAGHDDFFNFQKGPLDRSGWTIKNVLSLPIVNKKEEIVGVATFYNRKDGKPFDDMDEALMESLTQFLGWSVLNTDTYDKMNKLENRKDIFQDMVMYHIKCRKDEIQYVLNTRERYGREPHDCEEWELEDILKEVLPDARQSEILEFHFYDAHHTELDLVKCGIRMYYELGVVDVFHVPREALTRFCYSLSKGYRAITYHNWRHGFNVGQTMFTLLMTGMLKRYYTPLETFAMVTAGLCHDIDHRGTNNLYQMKSGNPLAKLHGSSILERHHLETGKNLLRDDALNIFQNLTREQHAFVIRLMDIAIIATDLALYFKKRTMFQKIVDQSKTFEDQAEWVKYMQGESTRKEIVMAMMMTACDLSAIAKPWEVQSKVALSVAAEFWEQGDLERTVLEQQPIPMMDRTKSADLPKMQCGFIDFVCAFVYKEFSRFHEEITPMLDRLLNNRKEWNALKEIHEAKLAAIEAEKQAKEEAENAKLAATQAPPPPAQSKSCRIS; translated from the exons ATGGGTGCGGTGGACAAGGATGTGGCTGAGAAGTTCCTGGACAGCAACCCGGCGTTCGCCAAGCAGTACTACGACACCAAGTTCCGTCCGCAACTCATCTCAGATCTGCTGGGCGGCAAGGTCAGCGTGCACGTGGACCGGGCCAAGTTCCACGCGCTGAACTCGCTGGAGGAGAGTGAGATCGTGTTTGACCTGATCCGTGACATCCAGGAGGACATCCAGATGGAGAAGGCCACCTTCAATGTCATGCGGCACATGAGCTTCATGATCCGTGCAGACCGCATGAGCCTGTTCATGTACCGCCAGCGCAACGGCGTGGCCGAGCTGGCGACACGCCTCTTCAACGTTCACAAG GACGCCACACTGGAGGAATGCCTGGTGCCTCCAGACAGTGAGATTGTCTACCCGCTGGACATCGGCATCATCGGACACGTGGCACTCACCAAGAAGATGGTCAACGTCAAGGATGTCTCGCAG GATGAGCACTTCAGCGACTTTGTGGACACCCTGCAAAACTACCAGACCAAGAACATCCTGGCCACGCCCATCATGAACGGCAAAGACATGGTGGCTGTCATCATGGCCGTCAACAAACTGGATGGGCCACACTTCACCACTGAGGATGAGGAG GCTTTCAATAAATACCTCAACTTTGCCAATCTGGTGGTGCGAGTGTATCATCTGAGTTACCTGCACAACTGTGAAACCAGACGTGGACAG GTGCTGCTGTGGTCAGCCAGCAAGGTGTTTGAAGAGATGACAGACGTCGAGAGGCAGTTCCACAAGGCACTCTATACGGTCAGAGAATTCCTCAACTGTGACCGCTACTCTGTTGGCCTTCTGGACATGACCAagactaag GAGTTCTATGACCAGTGGCCTGTGCTGATGGGAGAAGTGCCTCCGTATGATGGACCCAAGACCCCAGACGGAAGA GAAATTAATTTCTACAAAGTGATTGATTACATCCTTCATGGCAAAGAGGATATCAAGGTCATTCG GAGTCCTCCTGCTGATCACTGGGCTCTTGTCAGTGGACTTCCGGGCTATGTTGCTGAGACGggactg ATATGCAATATCATGGATGCTGGCCACGATGATTTCTTCAACTTCCAG AAAGGGCCCTTGGATAGGTCGGGTTGGACTATCAAGAACGTCCTGTCTCTGCCCATAGTCAACAAGAAGGAAGAAATTGTCGGTGTGGCTACGTTTTACAACAGGAAGGACGGCAAGCCGTTTGACGATATGGATGAGGCACTGATGGAG tcACTCACACAGTTCCTGGGTTGGTCAGTGCTGAATACAGACACCTACGACAAGATGAACAAACTGGAGAACCGGAAAGACATCTTCCAAGACATGGTCATGTACCACATCAAGTGCCGCAAGGACGAGATCCAATATGTCCTG AACACGCGTGAGCGCTATGGTCGAGAACCGCATGACTGTGAGGAATGGGAGCTGGAAGACATCCTG AAAGAGGTGCTGCCCGATGCTAGGCAGTCTGAGATCTTAGAGTTCCACTTCTACGATGCCCATCACACAGAGCTGGACCTGGTCAAGTGTGGCATCAGGATGTACTATGAGCTGGGGGTGGTCGACGTGTTTCACGTCCCTCgagag GCCCTGACGAGATTTTGTTACTCTCTGAGTAAAGGTTACCGTGCAATCACCTACCACAACTGGAGACATGGGTTCAATGTGGGCCAGACCATGTTCACACTCTTAATG ACGGGGATGCTGAAACGCTACTACACTCCTCTGGAGACTTTTGCCATGGTCACTGCTGGCCTCTGTCATGACATTGACCACCGTGGCACCAACAACCTCTACCAGATGAA ATCTGGCAACCCCTTGGCAAAGCTGCACGGCTCTTCCATTCTGGAAAGGCACCATCTGGAGACTGGGAAGAACCTTCTGCGGGATGAT GCACTGAATATCTTCCAAAACCTCACCCGGGAACAGCATGCATTTGTCATTCGCCTGATGGACATTGCTATCATTGCCACCGACCTTGCCCTCTACTTCAA AAAGAGGACAATGTTCCAGAAGATTGTGGATCAGTCCAAAACTTTCGAGGATCAGGCCGAGTGGGTCAAGTACATGCAGGGGGAATCAACCCGGAAGGAGATTGTTAT GGCCATGATGATGACAGCATGTGACTTGTCTGCCATTGCCAAACCCTGGGAGGTTCAGAGCAAG GTGGCCCTGTCtgtggcagcagagttctgggaGCAGGGAGATCTGGAGAGGACCGTTCTAGAGCAGCAGCCcatt CCCATGATGGACCGCACCAAGTCTGCTGATCTGCCCAAAATGCAGTGCGGTTTCATCGATTTTGTC